The nucleotide window CCTCATACGATGGGCTGGGTGCAAAGCATGCTAGCTCAAACATCTGTCTAGCTTTAGTATAATCCACACTCTCGCCGTATCCTTCATAATACATCACGCCCACATCTGTGCAAGCAGCGGATATAGGTTTATCCTTGTCGTAGCAGGCGCTTTGTAGGTACTCTTTGGCGATTTTATAATCCTTGCTTTTGCCATTTGTGCCTAAAAAATACTCAACGCCTAATTTATACTCTAGCTCGCTTTTTATGCCCTCATCGGCTAAAATAGCGCTTTTAAGCCCAAAAACAGCGCTAAAAAAGATTAGCCAAGCGATAAACTTTTCACTCCTAATCTTTTTTAAATTTAATAAAGTCCCATAAAGCAAGCTATTTTTTGGCATTTTGGTATATCGGCTCTAGCTTTTGGGCTATTTTGCTAAGCTCATCTATCCTAGTTTGATTTGATGGGTGAGTACTTAGTATCTCTGGTGTGCTTGTGCTTGAGAGGGCTTGCATCTTTTTCCATACGTTTACCGCAGCTTTTGGGTCATACCCAGCGCGCGCCATTAGCTCCGTGCCTATGGCGTCCGCTTCACTTTCGTGTGAGCGCGAAAATGGCAGAGTGAATGTGTATTTTGCCGCTATATTTAACCCAGTTTGAGCCACGCCACCTAGCTTAAATATGCTAGCAACTGCCACAAGTCCTAGGTTTTTTATCTCCTCGCTGCTGGCTTGTTCTCTGCTATGCTCTCTTAGTGCGTGAGCCATTTCATGCCCTAAAACAGCCGCAAGCTCAGCATCGTTTAATCCAAGTCTTTTAATTATCCCACTATACACCACTATCCTGCCGCCAGGCATACACCAAGCATTTAGTGTATCCTCATCTATGGTATGCACCTGCCATTGCCAGCTTCTAGCGTCAGTGCGAAATGCCCCTACTTGTGCTATTAGACGCTTTGCTACTCTGTTTACTTGCTGTGTAATTTTGACGTCTTTATCAAGCGTACCGGCGGTTTTTGCTTTTTGCAGGACTTCTGAGTAGGCGAGACTTGATTGCTTATTCATATCATCAGCACTTACTAGCATAAGTTGGCTTCTATTTGCCCCTACCACTCCGCCAGCTGTGCTTGAAGCGCAACCTGAAATGATGAAAATAGCCAGTAAAGATAGTAAAATTTTAAGCATTTTTTACCTTTTAAATTTGATATTTATCTGAAATTCTTTCAAACGTTTATAGATTGAGCGAAGCTCGGTTACCGTCGTCCAATTATCTATAAATACACTGAAGCTCTCTCTAACTTGAGAAAATGCGTTTGAGACCTGCACTAGCGTCCCAAGCGTTATAGCCCCAGTAAAAAGACCACCACCCATAAGCACGTAAGGTACGATGACAAGCACTTGTGAAAACGAAATCAGCCAGAGGTTAAAGTAACCATAGTGCAAAAATAGCTTGTAGTAATTTGCCTTTAAGGCGCTAAATAAATTTGATATTTGCTGCTGGCTTGCGTATTTTTGCTTGTCATCTTCGGCTAAGACTAGCTCTTTGCGAAAGGCGGCTTCGGTTTTTTGGTTATTATACTCAAGATGAGGTAGTTTTATGCCGACAAACCACGACACTCCAAGCCCGCCTATGCTAACTAAAAGCGCGACCCAGACTAATGAACCTGGAATATCTTTTAAAACAGGCAAGGGCATATGCTCGCTAAGAGCCCAAAGCACTGGGATAAATGCGATTAAAGTCATAAGGGCTTTTACTGCCTTTATCCCCAAATCCTCCAAAATCTTAGCCAGCCTGTAAACGTCCTCTTGTATGCGCTGGCTTGAGCCTTCTATGTCTTTTTGTGTATCTCTCCAAAGCTCTATATAAGCAAAGCTCATCGCCTCTCGCCAGCGAAAGACCCAGTGGCTAGCAAAAAATGACAGCAGCATATTTACTGCAACGTATGGCATGGCGATGTATAAAAACTGCTCTATGCTATCCCAAAAATCCTGCACGTTATGCTCTTTTACATTTTGCATAATGTCATAAAAGCTTGCGTACCAGCTATTTATTTGTACGTTTAAATGGGTGATATAAACAAGCGCAAGCAATATTAGTGCTATGCCGCCATACGCCCAAAGCGCCCATTTTTTACTAGCGAAAAATGATGAAAACATGCTTTCCTTTCATATTTTAAGAGAGTAAATTATACTTTATTTAGATAAATTTAAACTATAATGTAATATTATGTGATTTATTTTTTATTAAAGGAAAAGTATGAAAAAGCTTGCGATTTTAGCGGCTATGGCACTTGCTTTAAGTGCGAACGCAGC belongs to Campylobacter sp. 19-13652 and includes:
- a CDS encoding tetratricopeptide repeat protein, which codes for MPKNSLLYGTLLNLKKIRSEKFIAWLIFFSAVFGLKSAILADEGIKSELEYKLGVEYFLGTNGKSKDYKIAKEYLQSACYDKDKPISAACTDVGVMYYEGYGESVDYTKARQMFELACFAPSPSYEACGLLSGIYFLAQGVDKDWHRAKNLALRACEHDTAFGCFFLGVSYLDVVDLENAKTYLQKACDMAHNEACKLLNELPKL
- a CDS encoding M48 family metallopeptidase, with the translated sequence MLKILLSLLAIFIISGCASSTAGGVVGANRSQLMLVSADDMNKQSSLAYSEVLQKAKTAGTLDKDVKITQQVNRVAKRLIAQVGAFRTDARSWQWQVHTIDEDTLNAWCMPGGRIVVYSGIIKRLGLNDAELAAVLGHEMAHALREHSREQASSEEIKNLGLVAVASIFKLGGVAQTGLNIAAKYTFTLPFSRSHESEADAIGTELMARAGYDPKAAVNVWKKMQALSSTSTPEILSTHPSNQTRIDELSKIAQKLEPIYQNAKK
- a CDS encoding putative transporter; translated protein: MFSSFFASKKWALWAYGGIALILLALVYITHLNVQINSWYASFYDIMQNVKEHNVQDFWDSIEQFLYIAMPYVAVNMLLSFFASHWVFRWREAMSFAYIELWRDTQKDIEGSSQRIQEDVYRLAKILEDLGIKAVKALMTLIAFIPVLWALSEHMPLPVLKDIPGSLVWVALLVSIGGLGVSWFVGIKLPHLEYNNQKTEAAFRKELVLAEDDKQKYASQQQISNLFSALKANYYKLFLHYGYFNLWLISFSQVLVIVPYVLMGGGLFTGAITLGTLVQVSNAFSQVRESFSVFIDNWTTVTELRSIYKRLKEFQINIKFKR